The Tachyglossus aculeatus isolate mTacAcu1 chromosome 4, mTacAcu1.pri, whole genome shotgun sequence genome contains a region encoding:
- the RPF1 gene encoding ribosome production factor 1 has translation MAAGGATTVTTAAAATTTTMADGSSPGSGPVPALFPPAFSISEIKNKQRRHFMFLRWKQQQRKEKLAAKKKLKKEREALGDKAPPKPVPKTIDNQRVYDETIVDPNDEEVTFDEATDEFASYFNRQTSPKILVTTSDRPRGRTVRFCEQLSTVIPNSHVYYRRGLALKKIIPQCVARDFTDLIVINEDRKVPNGLVLSHLPNGPTAHFRMSSVRLRKEIKRKGKAPTEHLPEVILNNFTTRLGHSIGRMLASLFPHDPQFVGRQVATFHNQRDYIFFRFHRYIFQSEKKVGIQELGPRFTLKLRSLQKGTFDSKYGEYEWVHKPREMDTSRRKFHL, from the exons ATGGCGGCCGGCGGGGCGACCACCGTCACCAcagcggcggcggcgacgacgacgacgatggCGGACGGTTCTTCCCCCGGGTCGGGCCcggtcccggccctgttccccccggCCTTCTCCATCTCCGAAATCAAGAACAAGCAGCGGCGCCACTTCATGTTCCTCCgctggaagcagcagcagcgcaAG GAGAAGCTGGCTGCCAAGAAGAAgctaaaaaaggagagagaggcactcggagataag GCGCCACCCAAACCAGTGCCCAAGACCATCGACAACCAGCGAGTTTACGACGAAACCATAGTGGACCCTAATGACGAAGAG GTGACTTTTGATGAGGCGACAGATGAATTTGCTTCATATTTCAACAGACAGACGTCTCCCAAGATCCTCGTCACAACGTCGGACAGACCTCGTGGG AGAACCGTGAGATTCTGTGAACAGCTGTCCACTGTCATACCGAACTCGCACGTTTATTACCGAAGAGGCCTGGCCCTGAAGAAAATCATCCCGCAGTGTGTCGCCAGAGATTTCACCGATCTGATCGTCATCAACGAAGATCGCAAAGTACCGA ATGGCCTCGTATTAAGTCATCTGCCGAATGGCCCCACCGCTCACTTCAGAATGAGCAGCGTTCGCCTGCGAAAAGAAATCAAG AGAAAGGGGAAGGCACCCACTGAACATTTACCCGAAGTCATTCTGAATAATTTCACCACGCGCCTGGGTCATTCCATCGGACGCATGCTTGCTTCGCTCTTTCCGCACGACCCCCAGTTCGTCGGGAGACAAGTTGCCACGTTCCACAACCAGCGGGATTACATCTTTTTCCGATTCCACAG GTACATTTTTCAAAGTGAGAAGAAGGTGGGAATTCAAGAGCTGGGCCCCCGTTTTACCTTAAAACTCCGGTCTCTTCAGAAAGGAACCTTTGACTCTAAATACGGAGAGTACGAATGGGTCCATAAG